In Ooceraea biroi isolate clonal line C1 chromosome 1, Obir_v5.4, whole genome shotgun sequence, the genomic stretch GCGAAAGCGAGGACATCGATAGTCCTCCCATGAGCATGAAACTCGACAAGAAAAAAGAGGATAAAATAGAGCATAAAACAGAGGATGATAACAGTAAGAACCTGTTTCTTACtgcaaattttattcgatttaatttgtttttgtaatttaattgtgCAGTTAATGGAAATGATCAAAATTTTAGAAGACGCGGCAAAGTCAGCTGGTCAATTGGACATTATGGCACAGCAATTGAAATTCGTTGCTTGCTTGAAGATCTTAATGGAGGAACTGTCTACGTTAGCAACAGGTTTTGAGGTGGACGGTGGTCAATTGCGATATCAATTGTATGTGTGGTTGGAGCGAGAGGTTGATGCACTGAGACAGCTTTGCAGCTATAGCACTAACGCAGATGGAGATGTGAACAACGCATCAGAgtgtaatctttttttttatttttcatacataACTATTGTGTAATGTATAGTaaagattttgaaaattagaatatataaattcttaatattaagaatttatcataatagaaaaataactgTTTTAGATGAAGGTGGTATGGTTGATGATGTTCCTCCATACAAACCTGGTGAGCAACCAACATTACATCAGATACTAGTGGCAGAAAAATTGGACTTTGAAGCTAAAGTACAGAGAGCTgctaaaagaaagaaatggcTGAAAggtgaattatattaaatttatattattaattttttatgtaaacaaCTGTGTgtacaacaaaattaataaatattttataactttcaGCTAACGAAACGTTATTGAGGACACTGTTATCATACTGTTCGTTGCATGGTGCATCGGGTGGAGGCCTAGCATCAGTAAGAATGGAATTGGTGCTTTTGCTACAGGAATTGCAACAGGAGAAGACTCAACAACAATTGCTCAGTCCCCTTCCTTTCCCCACTACGTTACCTCTGTTAAGCGCCAGTGTTGCTTGCAATAAGACCGTCGTGGCTGATCCGGTTCGACACTTGCAGGTTTGTCAGAAAACTTCcaccttttttttattagtttcgatatttattacattatgttCCTTTATTCCTTGCAGTCTCACGCACATGATATGCTGCAAACATTGGTAGAACTGCGCAATCCGCCGATGCCTAATAGAAACACGCACTACTGTGAAGTATTTATTATGAGGGACTTAGCGGTGGCGCTTAGCGCTTGTATTTATCAGTCGCTCTGTGACTCGGATACGTTCGTTATGAAACATCATCAGCCGGAAAGGTAAGTCACAATGTTTGTTTCGTGGTCAagtcaatttattaattattgtatgcACTGCAATTTACATGTTAATTGTTTCTTAGTTTCCCGGCTGTTGCCGAAGTGGAAACGTTCTCGGGTGGCCATTTAGTTGCCTCGAACAGATATCACCGACGATATTCGACAGACGATGGTGTATGCATAACTACGTCGCCTTCTAAGTGGCCAGGAGTCACAAATTTGCGCGCATTGCTAGCTAGGGAGAAAGACGAAGACACCCCGAAGCTGAACATTTTGCTCTGCGAGGCTTTCGTGGCGACGTACATGAGCCTTTTTATCTACGCTTTGTCCAGTTGCGATAGCCATATCTTGTACAGACTAGTAGGACAACACTTTGACAATAATACATGGTCCTGCCTCTTTGGCGGTGGAGTCAAGAAATTGTTGCGCGTAGCAAGTACTAGTAGCCAGGTACGAGCATTTTTTAACGTGAGTTTCGCATTCGAAATGTCTGaattttcttattcttatttttgtgCCTCTTTGTAGGGCGGTAGTACGACTAACATCGAACGGGGCGATAGCGTAGCGAGCGAGATCCAAAGCACCGCCAGCGGCGTATGGAACACCATGACGTCATTGACTAAACAGCGCGTCAAGCTTAACATGAAGCTGTTGGGGCCATTTACGGGACAACAACCGAATATGAAGGAAGATAAACCTACGTACAGAGAACAATTTGTTTCGCCCCAAATGAGCatgatttcttattttctcaTGAAGGTTGGATATCTACGGGCTTCTCATGAAGGAAAGACTACATCTCTAGTTTACGGCCAATAAAACTCTGTATATCATTCTTCCAGCCACGCATAGAGACCGAATACGCGGACGAAATTGATTATGATTCCTCTGATTCTGCGGTCTCGGACTTGGATTCTAcagacgacgaggaggacgtATTCGATACGAATACAAAGCCAAAGAGCAAACCAAAGGATAATACAGAACATAGCAATTCTAATTCGTACAGTTGGAGCGTTATGAGATTAGCAATAGTTAAAATACTACAACAACAATTGCAAGATTTTCTGACTGTCGCCGGCATAGAAATGCAAGGTATGAATTGTCTCTTAACACGTTAACTGCCATATCGAGATACATGAACCAGTACAAGAACTGTGTAACACGTCGCGCCGGATTATTTGGACCAACTTTCGTAttaaaaatcgagaaaatatatttaatataatttatagaatttcTAAAGTTTGACAAAGCAAAAGAAGCAAATTTAAAGTAAAACTTCAtaggaaaatgtaattttcgtTTGCGAGATGATATATTTTGAGAATaaagaaatgtataaaaattaaaatttataaatatttctatatttataaaatttatgcgGTTCGTATTACGTGATTTTATAGAACCTATCCTCCGCATTGTactttctcaatttttattttatgctattaataaatacgtataaattttattgtagaaTTACCTGTAAGTAGTCCACTAATCCACGGTACACTGGGCATTGTTGCACAGTGGCAAGATTCCTTACGCGAAGAATTGGAACTTAAGGGTCCACCAGCAGCGACTTACATACCTGGCTGTGCACCAGATCCTTCTCCTACACCTGGAAAGCCAGCGATTCATAAGTATCGATCCTTATTGGAAAAAGGAAACACACCCTTTAAGTAAGTATGCAAAGCCATTTTCCGTTAAAATGAGATAAGGATCAGAAGAGAGGAACGTTTTTGATGATTTCAGCACACGATTGGCGTCTGCAGCACCTGCCAATCGCTTATGGTGTTACCTAGTTAGACAGGAATTGGTACAAGATATTTTCATTCGCGCAGTGTTTGGCAAACGAAGATCCCTGTCAACAATACTTGAAAGTGCCCAATCGATCGTTGACGGTGTACATCGAGGAACTGGAGAGGATAAGGGTAGTGACAGTGGTACTACAAGCTTGCCAGAACCAGTTAGAATTATTCACAAAGAACAAGATAGCATCAGTGCCTTCTGTCTTAATCAGGTTTTTGCtcttactcttttttttttagctataataattatgtgtaATCACCAATGAAATTTGTAAAACagatcattaaatttattaaatcgtggtaaatataaaatattttgtctaaataatatttgtttggTAAGCTAATATTATGATTGATAACTTTGTATGTGCGTCTAGGTAAATCCAGGTTTAATGGCCCTTGCTACACCACGGGAAGTGCAAGAAATGAACATTTCCTTGCTCCTAGAACTTCCATCGTGGCTGGAAGATGAATGTGAATTCGATATTATTAACTTGAATAAGCAACCTGATCCAGAACCTGTACAGCCAACCAGTTTCTTAGTCATACAAGTATAACATCTAACAATATTTCATACTAGCATAatgataatacattttatcttATACGCACTACTATTTACAGACAGCAGCAGATCGTCCGTTGCTGGCACAGAGTCCTCAGACGAACAGTCCTCAGCCTCACTCAGGTATAGCCAGTCAAAGTGGACGTGGCGCGAGCGTGGTGAGTTTccgttatattataatttatatagtaataatatcaaaaatcgCGCGTCttattttcaagattttcctTATTTGTTTTCAATGGGAGGTACATAAgtatatagattttatatttacaataaataaaatccatGAACAAACATATGACAAATTTAAtcttgtatattaattaattttgtaaatataactaaaattatacatttgtgtaaaaaactaatatttacttcactttttatttttttctatatatttttatctatatatttgcGCGTTACATTCGTAATTCGATACAATACCCATTGAATGCTAAGTTCGTCTTAAGCTAAGTAAAACAAAACGCATTTCACTTTTCCTGTGTGTTAtactgattttatttatatatatatatattttctttttattttttgtcatTATATGCCACGAGCAGAAACATGATTTGCTTTTTTTAGTGTGTATATCACTATGTATCGTTTTaatatgtgtgcgtgcgtgagtgtaaaaaatgtacaattaatcACTATCATACTAGAAGTATTtaacgaaaataattaattcacacGCAGGAAGCTTAATCCTAACtgacaaaatatttgtaatacttacAAGATTAGCGACAAAAGCTTTGAGCATCTAATAACGAGAGTTTCCCACCAACGTAGGAAATTATGAGAAGCTTTTaacaagtttttaataatgaggGTATAGTGATTTAAGCGCAAGACGTGTACTGTCAGTATATATTCTAAAAATCCTATGTGTATCAAATCCCTGTAATGCATATACATTGTACATTTGTATGACATTCACCTAGGTAACGAGTTTTTGTTTGtaagaacattttatttcatctttGTGACtcgaaaatgatatatattgtgGATTATTAGACGGTACTCGGGTAATTACAATCAAAATGATACGAGTACAAGAGCAGCATCTCGCATCAGACAGGAAAAAGCTATGTCTATAAATGAATCATTCACATTGCATGATATATATCGAGACTAAAGTGTGCACTGTGTCTCACGTATCAGGCTGCGGTTAAATTCAAGGCTTGTTCGCGTCTTGTGCGGCAAATGTtgaaagtatatttatatttttaaatatctaaaattaagaaagaacAAGAAACACTTATCGACAACCTGCAACACAGGTGATTACCTTTCTTTCAATCagacaaatttgtatctagcGTTTGCTAATTGGAATAAATAGCGATTACATATGttacatacattttaataatcataaagAGAAAACGCATTGGCGAGACAAGTCTTGTAAACCGCAAATGTGGTGTACTGGGTTAGGGTAGCACAAGTGGTGACGGAGACAATGTTGCTTGTTCAATGCTTGCCTAACATCTAACTCGGTCTGCGTCACTGAACTGGCGGCTCATTCGCTCGCTCAGATGAAGGGGATGCCTGCTTTTCCTGGCTCCCACGACCTGCGTTTCTGTCAATTTGTTGCTGATAGGAGCAAACACTTGTTAAAGCCGGTGAGATTTACATGTAACAGACCCTAGTTCTAGTGCAAATTTCATGTTTAACTTTTTTCGGCAACATCAGATATCTGATTTATAATATGCAAATGGTtgatatgaaaatttcatatgCGGTGATACGTCATGTATCGTTACTTGTATCATcggaattatttcaaaagtacaaattgcattaaaaaatcactttgcatttttacgattctTTACGTATATTGCGAATCAGATATCATAAATTTCAAGAAGATCTTATACAGTTCAATCGTAAGGCCTGTTTTTAGAAATACATAGTCGTTATCGTTATCATTTCTAAGAGTTCGTAGCGATTATGCACAATGTAttgatttgtatttttctttgcttatattatcgatattatcgaTGCAATAGTGCGATACGACGGTTTTACAAGAGTATCGACGTATCTTCGATGACATTAGCAAATATGGTGTTTTATTTGCTCCCCTGATTCTTTATAGATGTTATTTCTAATTTGCTATGTGGAAACTCACTGTCCTTATCATGAACATTACATCAATATCAAGTGAACATGTTTGTAATGTGGGTATCCAGTGCATGTATTAATGTTTAAACTTTTCAATCTTATTTGACTAACTGTAGATATAACTCTCGCAGGTAATATGTTCAATTTTCGATAATATCATActtctcatatttttcttacgaaaatcataatattttaatatgcaaagatttattaatgtttcattGTCTAAACCTCGCATTcacatttatgtttatgttcacacattaattaaacatcCACAAAACGCTTACTATAAAGATAAACATTACAACAGCTAGTTCTGTGAGCTGATGTGAAAAGCAGTTCAGCCGAATATTAATTGCACATTATTTTAATCGGAAACCTGTTGCGATGTTCAACGCATGTTAAATGTTCATTATACAGCTCTATTAAACCTATCTTGCATCGAAATGATACCCAACATTATTTCCTAATATTgctaaatgtttttataaaactgtATTTAATTCtgctaaaatatataaatgtacatatctCGATCTGAAATCTTTTCGCTCACAGATTCAATCAATTTAATCGACTGAATTTATTCCGACAGATTCTGAAGCACAAAATCGATGGAATTAGAAGAATTTCTTCACATCCGCTTTTACCGCTTTGTGAGTATTTTTCTATCAAATGTTTTAATGCAAGACTTTTATGATCATGTATTTTAATGTAGCCAAAGGAAAGATCTTTTTTTGAGTTGACATATCTCAATCTCGAATATTTCTTCGTTTGATTATCGCGTACTAAGATTCAGTAAGTAATAAcgtttctattctttttccaTATCGTCGACATCAGATTTAACCGGATCACAAGATGGCTCTGTGTCGTTATGGGAATGGGGACACCAGACAGCTGTCGCTACTCCAAGAGCGCCTGGAACCTTCGCTAAAGTGACCCGCGTGCGATTTTCTCAACACGGCAACAAATTCGGCGTGGCCGATTCCGATGGTCATCTGAGTCTATTTCAAGTTGCCTGCCGCGAAGGAACGGCTCGACCATTCTTCGTAAGAATCTTGTTCAATATTGAACGTATCACTCGATACATTCGCTCACGATGACGTTATCGAATCTCTATTTTAGACGTATCAATGCCACAGTAAAGTGACCTCGGACTTTGTCTTCCTCGGCGCGTGCAGTCTCGTAGCCACCGCAGGTCACGGCTCGGAAGGCCGGAATGTAGCATTGTGGGACACACTGCTTCCACAAAACAAGTCTCTTGTACAAGGTATGAGGGCCACTTCAACCAAACTCcggttaatttaatcgtcgattaacttACAGGGCGATCAAcataaaacttatattatttatacgagaattatattattagagatttttatgttgatcgCCCTGTaagttaatcgacgattaaattaaccgGCGTTTGGTTGAAGTGGCCCTgaatatcaaaaaatgattttgattACTAACGGATGATATCGGCCTTCTTCTGGTAATCGTGATCGAATTAGTGGTATTTCATGTTTCAGGCTTCATGTGTCATGAACAAGGAGCGAGTGCGTTAATACTGGCGCCGCAGCATCAATTGCTGATCAGCGGCGGCAAGAAGGGTGACATTAACATATTCGATGTGCGACAGCGGCAACAAAGGCACAGGTTCCAAGCGCACGAATCGGCTATAAAGTGTTTAGCGCTTGATCCACACGAGGAATTTTTCGTCAGTGGAGCAGGTGATGGTGACATTAAGGTACGACGATTTGTTTTTATAAGCGTTTGAAAAAAGTTTACAACATGCATCATTCGCCGATAACAAACGatatcgaatattttattcgtagATATGGGGGTTGACCGTCCATTCCCTCTTGTACTCATTTCCTGGTGAGCATCCACGGTCCAGCTTCTTCAAGAACATAGGACAGGTATGATGATCCGCGATTCGTTGAAGTAAACGAAGTAGCTACATGATGATTACATGATGATTTTCTCGCCAGGGTGTTACCCAGTTACACGTGGACTCCGCGGGTCGACTGTTCTCATGCGGAGCGGATGGTTCGATGAAAGTCCGTCAACTGCCAGAACGCGATTGTGTAGTACAAGCGCTTTATTAGGGTTAAAAAAAATGGAGGGAGATGAtaagagaaattaataaaccgtgtaattatgttatttaagAGAGCcgatatttattgattatatacacacacacacacacacacacacacaacacgaattgttaaaaagaaatctacGCAATTCTCATCGCTGTTGTACGATATACTACTCTTACATACAGACCGTGCAAACGATGCGGTATCCTTTTGCATGGCTAGTGTGTTGTGACAAGCTAATtgaatgttatttataaaaattatatatatatatcgttttGTCAAGTACTACTTTACGACACGGTAAGGTAAAAAGTTCCGCACGAATATTGTTGTTGTTTAAAACTGAAGCTCTTACATAGTCCAAACATAGCAAAGTTGTAATCTTAGAACGATAAACGACTCAAAATGTTTCCCGGtctaaaggaaaaaaaaagaaagaaagaaaccaAAGCAgcgaaaaatacaaatatacgaACCGTAGTAAACCGAAAACGAATGCGATATTTAGAACGGCTGTATTTTCCCTAAAGTGTATTTCGTATATGAGGCAGCATATGTATTGCTAATGATCATTCCTTTCTCatgaaagtaatattaaacaattcgaGATAAATGATATGTAATCTACGTAccttcatattttaatatgtaatatatatatatatatttataaatcagtTAATGATTCTACTGTTTATAGCGGCAGATAATTTAAAGACGATTTAGCTGATCTTTATAGTAGCTATTGACTAATAAAACGAGATATTTCTTTATGCTACAGAGATATTGCGATTTCTGTGTATTATTTGTTGAACTAGAGACAATGTGTGCAATGTAAGTTATTGTTCTACAATTACAGTTCGATGAATTGGTTCAAACAAATCCTTATAACGTGTATTTGAAATACCTCCTTTCTCATTGTCGCCATTCTATAACGTGATGCAATATTATCCGTAAGGCACGCGAAAGGATATTGCCGATGGGCAATttctgaataataaaaaaacataatacgAAATTAGGGTTGCTTTCTAAcagattttctcttttattatctatttccCAAAGATacaaataatcaatatttaattacatacaatatctttatttaaacaaCCATTTTCAGTGATATATTAAGTAGTGTCTTATTTAAATgctgcatattttattattgtagtGTAAAGCGAAATGTCTCTATGCTAATGTACCATCGACATACACGCATATCGATAGAATGCTCTTATGGGCGACAACGCTCCAGGAAACGCGGGTATAAACACACCTCGCGTATGTGGTATCTATTCAACAGCCAGCACAAAAATCGTTCCAGTCCCAACCCGTAACCACCGTGAGGGCAGGATCCGTATCTCCGCTGttcgagcaataataattattcatacaatCCTGTCATCACGCCAATCCATAAGTCTTATACATTCTTACCTGGTCTGTGTACCAGTAGTATGGGGTTGGATCGATGTTCTCACGGCTGTAGCCCTCCATCATCTCGTTGTAATCCCAGATACGCATCGAACCGCCAACGATTTCACCCACGTTCGGCAGGAGCACGTCGACCGATTCAGTCAGACGTCTGTCTTCCGGGCAACGTTGCATGTAAAATGACTTTATCTCGGCGGGAAAACGGCAGAGCATTATCGGTTCGTTAATAGCGTCGGTCATCTTTCTCTCTGGCATTTCTGGAATATCCTGTAATATAAAGGATTATTGCGATCACTTATTGCGATCCGTTGAAAGGATTAGAGCTTACAACATTTATTCATACCTCTCCGAACTCATAGAAGCTACCGTCCTCCTTCGTGATGTTATTTTCTCTCAGGTACTCGATCGCATCGCTGTAGTTCATCCGCTTAAACGGCTTCTTGGGCACTTGGAAGTTGGGATTCAATTCTTTCACGAGGTGACCGAGCGGTGATTGCAAAACTCGTTCAACTACGTCGCAAATCAAGTCTTCTAACCGGTCTAATAAATCGTCGAAAGTGATGAACGGACATTCCGCCTCGATGTGCGTGAATCTAAAAAGTAATTTGGTAGTAGTTTAAAAAGTAGCTGGAGAAAAAGAACAAGCCAACTAGTTTAACACGGAAAGAAAATTTGTATACAAACTCGGCAAGATGACGACGCGTTCTCGACTGTTCTGCTCGATACGACTGGGCGATGCAATACACATCTCCCATCGCTGGAATGCACGTTTCGAGATACAATTGGGAGCTCTGAGTGAGAAAAgcagtttccctttaaaaagaaaaaatattcattaatttatccgTGATTACAGAATGAAAAACTCATCTTGCTTATCTGATGCGTACCCGAAATAATCTAACTTGAAGAGAGTCGAGCCACCTTCCACTTGAGTCTGTACCAAAGTTGGCGGGGTCACTTCGCAATAACCGCGGTCTTTATAATGATCCCTGAATGCTTGTGTCAATATAGACCTCATGATCAAGATTCTCGATGTCTAGAACGGAAGACAAGGATTCAATAATAACTCATACTGTTTTAAGAGCATTAGAACTTTCATGTACATTTTCGCCTCGGATCATTATGTGTCTGTTGTCCAACTGTACATCAGGCAGAGCTTCCTCGTTCAAGATGGAATCCGCACCACCTGGAGGTGACGGCCCAATCAGTTTCCAATAATCGACAGATAATTCGTGTCCACCAGGTGCCTAAAATTATGTTAACGCATAAATTAATCAACATTATTCAAATATGTTTATCACCAATAGTCGCCGAGTTCATTGTATATTGGACATACACTTTTCCCTTCAGGGACAGCTTTTAAAGTTCCAAACAGCTGAACGGCAGCCTCTGTGGCAAGATCAGGGCGTCGTAAGTTTGACAAAGCTTGTCAGTCAATACACATTGTAGGAAGCCTGTTCCGTCTCGCAGCGTAATAAACATGAGTGCCTTGCctatagtaatatataaaaagctCAATAAGGCACCATAAACAcagataattttaatcatgtGACTATACCTTGCCGCCTTAGTCGATGCACCCATCCAAACAACTTGATTCTTTGATCTCTGTGAGTGACAGCTTGTCCAATTTTAATCTGCTTCGCTGCCGGCAAGGATTTGTCCTCCTCTATAACAATCGCTCTGGCTTCTTCAAGATTCTTCACTCTTTTTCTTCATCCTCCAGTaatttcttctccttctcctcatTTTTATGCTGTTCTCTAACCCAGATCTTTTGTACCTTTTTCAACTGAGACTTGGATGCTGGTTCATATTTTTTGCCATCTTCATGAGAATCGCAATAGATGACTGGAAAGGGTTCCTTGCCAGCGTGACGCATTGCTCTTAGATGGTTTTGAAGGGGCTAACTTCCGAACCATCCCCTGTCTCGTCATTACCATGCTTTTCTGATGTATAAATACCTTAAAcaggatatttatttaattacattgcaGTGTTATAACACActcattaaataaatctattatgTACTCAAAAAATTgtgcattataatttttatcatataatactGTCGCGATTATGTGATGCAACTTACCCAATGATGTCGTCTCTTTCTCAGACATCTTGAATGATAAATCTGCTTCCAAGTATATTTGGATATGctagaaaataaaactgaCTAATTACAACTGCCATATAACTTTATAATGACAGCAAAttgcatattatatttgtacaaaGTTCAGATTTTAAATGAaggagaaaataaagattttaaataaagaagagaTATATCATAAAACAGTGCATTAAACGTTTAACATATTGTCATATCAGgtattctatattatatttaaaaaaaaatagaataccttacaaagagaaaaaggttCTAACCTGTCAATAAACCTGCCTCTGAGGTGCGCCGGATGATTTGAAAGAGGTTAATTCTTTGCTACCAATTCACCGGTACAGATCTGACTGGTTCTACGAAACGTCTGACGAAACTCAACGTGTCATTACTGTCATCAGCAACGTGCAGCAACGTTCTCCACAGTGCTCTACGGTTGAACAGTCTCGCAAACGTTGTATCCGGCAGTGGTGGTGGGAGGAAGGATGACGCAACTTGACATGTCGCTATCAATtgcacgtatgtatgtacatacaatacATATGAATTTCGTACTTTTCCTTTTTGCCTccgagaagaaatatttttttatcctttttttatatggATTCCTTGTATACGTAAATTGTCATAAACAGCCCGATTTTGCAATCTGGACctcaaaaatttataaaaaatggaaGTATGGGATTTTATACAACTGCGCTTGCACTTTAGGTGCTATTGTCAAAGGAAAAATTATAGaccttttttcataaaaatcgcTCTTTCCGAATCTGCAGCTGATTCTTCTGACCACGAATATCACAATTATATCTATCTTCATATTGAGgtcgaaaaacgaaaaacgaTTCTACTGTTTATTCTTATTTCGCCAGAGACCTTACTGTCACTCCTGtcgacctttttaatataaaagttttgcgTCTGACGCAAAACTCATATTAAATTACTCTCATActcatatttaattaaatctcattGTCTGTGGTATAATCTTACTAAAtcctaatttttaataataaaattaatcaaaaataaataaaaagtaggaattttaatattttaacaaaaaaagcaAGAAGTATCGATAGTTCTAGCTTTTCTTGAACTGAACGGATTCTTTacctgaaaaaataatttgcaaaaataaactGACCTATGAGTTacttaaatttacaaaatgtaaattgtatatttctcttcaacaaatttcaagaataatatataataagtataagaATATAATGTGCTACAAATCAGATATATACAATTGATAATCacatagaatatataaaacttactactcatattttatatagtgtGTATCTTACGGaaaacgatataaaaattttatttgagttCCTTGAAAGTACTTCATGTGTACAGAATTATGTTTTCTTGCGGATTCTGCTCCTACTGCTCTGTTCTGgtacataaaatgtaatacactgaaaataaaaaagtccaaattattttaataacttcttAAGATGCTTAATCACTACATTTTCACTGCATAAAAAGAAGCGCACCTGTTCATCCAAAAAACTCATGAGATTGGGAAGCTTGCATTTGAATCCATGTGTCCGTAACGTGGAACGTAACTCTTCGATATTTATAGGTTCGTATTGTAATATCTTGTTATACAAAGCTTTGTCAAGATTTATCAGTTTCGTAAAGGCTTTTGTAATATCTGATGAATTTTCTAACGGCGGATACGATTCGGTTTCATAAAATTCCATTTCTTTGCTGACTCtatcttttaaagaatttatactCTTATTGctgtaataaatatcattacgCTGCATCTACCGTACACGATATatcaaaaaagaatatttaatatttacattagGTTTACCTATCCTGAGAACAAAGCAGTTCATCATCATTTTCCTCGACGTTGTCGGGTTTTTCTACATAATTATCTTCTACATTCCGCTTTTTTTTTGGTGGGCCATCATCTTCATCGCTTGATATTTCAGTGACTTTTTCTTCTGGAATCACCTCAGTTGTA encodes the following:
- the LOC105286773 gene encoding LOW QUALITY PROTEIN: asparagine--tRNA ligase, cytoplasmic (The sequence of the model RefSeq protein was modified relative to this genomic sequence to represent the inferred CDS: inserted 3 bases in 3 codons), with protein sequence MSEKETTSLGIYTSEKHGNDETGDGSEVSPFKTXLRAMRHAGKEPFPVIYCDSHEDGKKYEPASKSQLKKVQKIWVREQHKNEEKEKKLLEDEEKEXKNLEEARAIVIEEDKSLPAAKQIKIGQAVTHRDQRIKLFGWVHRLRRQGKALMFITLRDGTGFLQCVLTDKLCQTYDALXLATEAAVQLFGTLKAVPEGKSAPGGHELSVDYWKLIGPSPPGGADSILNEEALPDVQLDNRHIMIRGENTSRILIMRSILTQAFRDHYKDRGYCEVTPPTLVQTQVEGGSTLFKLDYFGETAFLTQSSQLYLETCIPAMGDVYCIAQSYRAEQSRTRRHLAEFTHIEAECPFITFDDLLDRLEDLICDVVERVLQSPLGHLVKELNPNFQVPKKPFKRMNYSDAIEYLRENNITKEDGSFYEFGEDIPEMPERKMTDAINEPIMLCRFPAEIKSFYMQRCPEDRRLTESVDVLLPNVGEIVGGSMRIWDYNEMMEGYSRENIDPTPYYWYTDQRRYGSCPHGGYGLGLERFLCWLLNRYHIREVCLYPRFLERCRP